In the genome of Kitasatospora cathayae, one region contains:
- a CDS encoding PTS fructose transporter subunit IIABC yields MSDTSSDRSSAPTGEDGDGLITPALVDLYLAPADKNEALRSLAQRLAAAGRVTDLDGFLADIAAREAQAPTGLGDGIGIPHCRSPHVTRPSLAFGRSARGLDFDAPDGRPADLVFMIAAPDGADDAHLGILASLARRLMDPAFTGALRAAESPTAVAALVNGEESPTPEPAAPAPADEADPEAEADATLRLVAVTSCPTGIAHTYLAAQALELAAARAGAVIQVETQGSAGSTPLAPEVIAAADAVILAHDLEVRDRARFAGKPTVDVGVKAGVNRPDELVAEAARLVAEAGSAARPATTAATATASTTGGGEHWAQRLRRYLMTGVSYMIPFVAAGGLLIALGFAIGGYRIASAPSVLGHFDWSSSDSWAALLFQTGKTSFGFLVPVLSGYIAWAIADRAALAAGIVGGAVSVAVGAGFLGGIVSGLAAGFLVLWMVRWKVPRTIAGIMPVVVIPLLSVAAVGLLMFVVLGSPIASAMTGLTNWLNGLSGSNAVLLGVLLGAMMAFDLGGPLNKVAYTFAAGALTTAGATPDAGSLKVMAAVMAAGMTPPLGLALATVVRRRLFTAEERENGKAAWVLGASFITEGAIPFAAADPLRVIPAGIAGSMTAGGLVMAFGSTLRAPHGGIWVLPLIGSPFLYLLAIAAGTLVTTTAVVLLKGLRKQAPVASPEPAPAAA; encoded by the coding sequence ATGAGCGACACGTCGAGCGACAGATCGAGCGCCCCGACCGGAGAGGACGGCGACGGACTGATCACCCCCGCACTGGTCGACCTCTACCTCGCCCCCGCGGACAAGAACGAGGCCCTGCGCTCGCTCGCGCAGCGGCTGGCCGCCGCGGGCCGGGTCACCGACCTCGACGGCTTCCTCGCCGACATCGCCGCCCGCGAGGCCCAGGCGCCCACCGGCCTGGGCGACGGCATCGGCATCCCGCACTGCCGGTCACCGCACGTCACCCGACCCAGCCTGGCCTTCGGGCGCAGCGCCCGGGGCCTGGACTTCGACGCCCCGGACGGACGGCCCGCGGACCTGGTGTTCATGATCGCGGCCCCGGACGGCGCCGACGACGCCCACCTGGGGATCCTCGCCTCGCTGGCCCGGCGGCTGATGGACCCGGCCTTCACCGGCGCCCTGCGGGCCGCCGAGAGCCCGACGGCGGTGGCGGCCCTGGTCAACGGCGAGGAGAGCCCGACGCCGGAACCGGCCGCCCCCGCGCCGGCGGACGAGGCCGACCCGGAGGCGGAGGCCGACGCCACCCTCCGCCTGGTCGCCGTGACCTCCTGCCCCACCGGCATCGCCCACACGTACCTGGCCGCCCAGGCCCTCGAACTGGCCGCCGCCCGGGCCGGCGCCGTCATCCAGGTGGAGACCCAGGGTTCGGCCGGCTCCACCCCGCTCGCCCCCGAGGTGATCGCCGCCGCCGACGCGGTGATCCTCGCCCATGACCTGGAGGTCCGCGACCGGGCCCGGTTCGCCGGCAAGCCGACCGTGGACGTGGGCGTCAAGGCGGGCGTCAACCGCCCGGACGAGCTCGTCGCCGAGGCCGCCCGCCTGGTCGCCGAGGCCGGCTCCGCCGCCCGCCCGGCCACGACCGCGGCCACGGCCACGGCGAGTACGACCGGAGGCGGCGAGCACTGGGCCCAGCGCCTGCGCCGCTACCTGATGACCGGCGTCAGCTACATGATCCCCTTCGTCGCCGCCGGCGGTCTGCTGATCGCCCTCGGCTTCGCCATCGGCGGCTACCGGATCGCCTCCGCGCCCTCCGTCCTCGGCCACTTCGACTGGTCGTCCTCGGACAGCTGGGCCGCCCTGCTGTTCCAGACCGGCAAGACCTCCTTCGGCTTCCTGGTGCCGGTCCTCTCCGGCTACATCGCCTGGGCGATCGCCGACCGGGCGGCGCTGGCCGCGGGCATCGTCGGCGGCGCGGTCTCGGTCGCGGTCGGCGCCGGGTTCCTCGGCGGCATCGTCTCCGGACTGGCGGCGGGCTTCCTGGTGCTCTGGATGGTGCGCTGGAAGGTCCCGCGGACCATCGCCGGGATCATGCCGGTGGTGGTGATCCCGCTGCTGTCGGTGGCGGCCGTCGGCCTGCTGATGTTCGTCGTGCTCGGCTCCCCGATCGCCTCCGCGATGACCGGCCTGACGAACTGGCTGAACGGGCTCTCCGGCAGCAACGCCGTCCTGCTGGGCGTGCTGCTCGGCGCGATGATGGCCTTCGACCTGGGTGGCCCGCTCAACAAGGTCGCGTACACCTTCGCCGCCGGCGCCCTGACCACGGCAGGCGCCACCCCGGACGCCGGGAGCCTCAAGGTGATGGCCGCGGTGATGGCCGCCGGCATGACCCCGCCGCTGGGCCTGGCCCTGGCCACCGTGGTCCGCCGGCGCCTGTTCACCGCCGAGGAGCGTGAGAACGGCAAGGCCGCCTGGGTGCTCGGCGCCTCCTTCATCACCGAGGGCGCGATCCCGTTCGCCGCCGCCGACCCGCTGCGGGTCATCCCGGCGGGCATCGCGGGCAGCATGACGGCCGGCGGCCTGGTGATGGCCTTCGGCTCCACCCTGCGCGCCCCGCACGGCGGGATCTGGGTGCTCCCGCTGATCGGCAGCCCGTTCCTCTACCTGCTCGCGATCGCCGCCGGCACCCTCGTCACCACCACGGCCGTCGTCCTCCTCAAGGGCCTGCGCAAGCAAGCCCCCGTCGCGTCCCCCGAACCGGCGCCGGCCGCCGCCTGA
- a CDS encoding glutaminase, which produces MDYPVLLAAAEAAARATTGRGHVADYIPALAEADPEAFGMAVATVDGELYGVGDWEQPFSIQSVSKLFSLALALAHSSDGGEALWRGVGREPSGNPFNSLVQLETEHGIPRNPFINAGALVVTDRLHSLTGDASGAVREFLRRESGNPLLDTDPVVAASEAEHGHRNAALAHFIASHGNLQNPVETVLEHYYAHCAVAASCRDLVLAGAFLARYGVRTDGTRLMTRSEAKRINAVLLTCGTYDAAGEFAFRVGLPGKSGVGGGVLAILPGRAAVCAWGPRLDQAGNSVAAVTALDTLTTLSGCSVF; this is translated from the coding sequence CTGGACTACCCCGTCCTGCTGGCGGCCGCCGAGGCGGCCGCCCGGGCGACCACGGGCCGGGGCCACGTCGCCGACTACATCCCGGCCCTCGCCGAGGCCGACCCGGAGGCCTTCGGCATGGCCGTGGCCACCGTCGACGGTGAGCTGTACGGGGTCGGGGACTGGGAGCAGCCGTTCTCCATCCAGAGCGTCTCCAAGCTGTTCTCGCTCGCCCTGGCCCTGGCCCACAGCAGCGACGGCGGCGAGGCGCTCTGGCGGGGCGTCGGCCGCGAGCCCTCCGGCAACCCGTTCAACTCGCTGGTGCAGTTGGAGACCGAGCACGGCATCCCGCGCAACCCCTTCATCAACGCGGGCGCCCTGGTGGTCACCGACCGCCTGCACTCCCTGACCGGCGACGCCTCCGGCGCGGTCCGGGAGTTCCTGCGCCGCGAGTCCGGCAACCCACTGCTGGACACCGACCCGGTGGTCGCCGCCTCCGAGGCCGAGCACGGCCACCGCAACGCCGCGCTCGCCCACTTCATCGCCAGCCACGGCAACCTGCAGAACCCGGTCGAGACCGTGCTCGAGCACTACTACGCCCACTGCGCGGTCGCCGCCAGCTGCCGCGACCTGGTGCTGGCCGGCGCCTTCCTGGCCCGCTACGGCGTCCGCACCGACGGCACCCGTCTGATGACCCGCAGCGAGGCCAAGCGCATCAACGCCGTCCTGCTGACCTGCGGCACCTACGACGCCGCGGGCGAGTTCGCCTTCCGGGTCGGCCTGCCCGGCAAGAGCGGCGTCGGGGGCGGCGTCCTCGCGATACTCCCCGGTCGCGCGGCCGTCTGTGCCTGGGGTCCCCGCCTCGACCAGGCCGGCAACTCGGTCGCCGCCGTGACCGCCCTGGACACCCTCACCACCCTCTCGGGCTGCTCGGTGTTCTGA
- the glmS gene encoding glutamine--fructose-6-phosphate transaminase (isomerizing): MCGIVAYIGPKDATPFLLEGLARLEYRGYDSAGVAVAGRTGGIKLRKVKGRVADLAAAVPARFKGGTGIGHTRWATHGVPSDANAHPHLDNAERIAVVHNGIIENADELRAKLTADGAVFRSETDTEVLSHLIAAHATEGVELEDAVRAALGRVVGTYGIAVLDSEQPDRIVVARNGSPIVLGIGEKEMFAASDVSALVRYTRQVVHLEDGELATVRADGFRTFTADARTTHRQPSTVDWEIDSFDTGGYEHYLLKEIHEQPTSVERTLSGRLDERFSTAHLGGLNLDARELREIRRVKILGCGSAYYAGEMGAQLIEELARVPAHSEPASEFRYRNPVIEADTLYVAVSQSGETYDTLAAVQEIKRKGGRVLGVVNTVGSAIARECDGGIYLHAGPEVSVASTKAFTSTVVAFALLALHFGRIHDLSPADGRRIVSALQALPDQIREVLDQSEAIAELAAEYAGSAGMMFIGRVRGYPVAREGAQKLKEISYVHAEAYPASELKHGPLALISPELPTVALVPDDELLDKNLTTLGEIKARSGRVIAVAHKRPEDRLVDHCVLVPKSEPELDPLLLNIPLQLLAYHAAVALGRDVDKPRNLAKSVTVE; encoded by the coding sequence ATGTGCGGAATCGTGGCCTACATCGGCCCCAAGGACGCGACCCCCTTCCTGCTGGAGGGACTGGCCCGGCTCGAGTACCGCGGCTACGACTCGGCCGGCGTCGCCGTCGCCGGGCGCACCGGCGGGATCAAGCTCCGCAAGGTCAAGGGCCGGGTCGCCGACCTCGCCGCCGCCGTACCGGCCCGCTTCAAGGGCGGCACCGGCATCGGCCACACCCGCTGGGCCACCCACGGCGTCCCCAGCGACGCCAACGCCCACCCGCACCTGGACAACGCCGAGCGGATCGCCGTCGTCCACAACGGCATCATCGAGAACGCCGACGAGCTGCGCGCCAAGCTGACCGCCGACGGCGCGGTGTTCCGCTCCGAGACCGACACCGAGGTGCTGTCCCACCTGATCGCCGCCCACGCCACCGAGGGCGTCGAGCTCGAGGACGCCGTCCGCGCCGCGCTCGGCCGGGTCGTCGGCACCTACGGCATCGCCGTGCTGGACTCCGAGCAGCCGGACCGGATCGTGGTCGCCCGCAACGGCAGCCCGATCGTCCTCGGCATCGGCGAGAAGGAGATGTTCGCCGCCTCCGACGTCTCCGCCCTGGTCCGCTACACCCGCCAGGTGGTGCACCTGGAGGACGGCGAGCTCGCCACCGTCCGGGCCGACGGCTTCCGCACCTTCACCGCCGACGCCCGCACCACCCACCGCCAGCCGTCCACCGTCGACTGGGAGATCGACTCCTTCGACACCGGCGGCTACGAGCACTACCTGCTCAAGGAGATCCACGAGCAGCCCACCTCGGTCGAGCGCACCCTCAGCGGCCGGCTCGACGAGCGCTTCAGCACCGCCCACCTCGGCGGCCTCAACCTGGACGCCCGGGAACTGCGCGAGATCCGCCGGGTGAAGATCCTCGGCTGCGGGTCCGCCTACTACGCGGGCGAGATGGGCGCCCAGCTGATCGAGGAACTGGCCCGCGTCCCCGCGCACAGCGAGCCCGCCTCCGAGTTCCGCTACCGCAACCCGGTGATCGAGGCCGACACCCTGTACGTCGCGGTCAGCCAGTCCGGCGAGACCTACGACACGCTCGCCGCGGTCCAGGAGATCAAGCGCAAGGGCGGCCGGGTGCTCGGCGTCGTCAACACCGTGGGCAGCGCGATCGCCCGCGAGTGCGACGGCGGCATCTACCTGCACGCCGGACCCGAGGTCTCCGTCGCCTCCACCAAGGCGTTCACCTCCACCGTGGTCGCCTTCGCCCTGCTCGCCCTGCACTTCGGCCGCATCCACGACCTCTCGCCCGCCGACGGCCGCCGGATCGTCTCCGCGCTGCAGGCGCTGCCCGACCAGATCCGCGAGGTGCTCGACCAGAGCGAGGCGATCGCCGAGCTCGCCGCCGAGTACGCCGGCTCGGCCGGCATGATGTTCATCGGCCGGGTCCGCGGCTACCCGGTGGCCCGGGAGGGCGCGCAGAAGCTCAAGGAGATCTCCTACGTCCACGCCGAGGCCTACCCGGCGAGCGAGCTCAAGCACGGCCCGCTGGCCCTGATCAGCCCCGAACTGCCCACTGTGGCACTGGTTCCGGACGACGAGCTGCTCGACAAGAACCTCACCACCCTCGGCGAGATCAAGGCCCGCTCCGGCCGGGTCATCGCGGTCGCGCACAAGCGGCCGGAGGACAGGCTCGTGGACCACTGCGTCCTGGTGCCCAAGAGCGAGCCCGAGTTGGACCCGCTGCTCCTCAACATCCCGCTCCAGCTGCTCGCTTACCACGCGGCGGTCGCGCTCGGCCGGGACGTGGACAAGCCGCGCAACCTGGCGAAGAGCGTGACGGTGGAGTAA